AATCATTGTCTCTAGCTAATGACAAAACACCAATGTTACGACTAGTCAACAACTCAGATTTTATTAAGTCCTCGTATATTCCGATAGCAACATGACTCATTTTGGGAGTAAGACTATCTTCAATATGTTCCAAAAAGATATCAATCTTATTTTTCAATTCTTCAATTTGTGCATCTTCAAATTTATTATATTCATGCTTGGTTTTTGTATTTTGTGTGTTATGTTTTCCAAGTAATTCATCTTCACGAAAAATAAGTCCTAACGATACAGGGTTTGAAAGAGTGAGTCCAAGTGAGATAGGTTGTGGGTGTTTTATTTTGTCACCTTGATAATTAAGATATTTCATGACAGGTGTTCGTAAGGCTTTTAATTCACGAGCCTGCGTATCAAACATGAGTTGTGCTGCTATTTCACGTAATTTCTTAATATCACTCAAGTCGTCTATAATTGACGGCTGACAGTCGAAAGGGTCATTAAACGAAACCGGATCAGCAAGGTAAACAGTATCATTTATTAAAGAGTCTAAGCTGTACAAGCTGAACGCTCTATATTTGTATAAAATGCGAGGGATTACCTTATTCATTTCATTACCCTTTGAAGTACTTACCTTATCATTATCAATTATTACTCAAGAATAGTCAAAACCAATTATTAGCGTTTTGAGCTAAAGGATTCTATGTGTAACTTAGCTTAAACATCATTTAGATTTTATAATTATATAATCAGTAATAAATCAAAAGTTGTTTATAAAATGTAAAATGTAAACCGAACAGGTTACGTATACAATGGTGTAAAATTTACATCAGAACGCGACATGCGACATATCAACGTCCTTATTGATAAAAAGCCAGAAGTGAAAGCGTACATTCAGTCATTAGAAGGATGCATTACAATACAACACAATATCATTCTTAAATATGAACCTGATGCACAGAGGTTTAAAGATGAACTTACGTTAGATGAAGAACGGATTAATAGAACTGGAATGTAGTAGGGGGCGTGATGCCCCTTATATTTTAATGCAAGATTTATCAAAATAATGATCGAAATTCTTATGTAATGATAGGAATGATTTATAACATTTAGAGAATTCTTGGTATGAGGCATCAAGTGCTGATAATTTTGATTTTACATATTCAGGTGAATCTAAACTAGTTTTTTGTTTTAGTTTAAGAGCTTTAACTTCTGTCCAAAATTCTTTATGGTTAGTGTTAAGTTGGATATACGCTAATCTTATTTGATCGAGTGACTTAGATGATTTTTGTGTGAGATTCCATCCCAAACTCGAAAGTTTTCTCAGGTTACGTTGTATTCCTATGATCGCTGCATTTCCTTTCATTGATATTGCTAAACCTCTATTACATTCATCTAAATTACAGTGAACATCAAGATTATAATCAGTAAATTGAGTATAAACATCGAGACTCATATTATGGCGATATATTTCAAATACCACATTCGAAAACTCGTGGAGGTCATTGAAAATGATATCCTTGGCTAAAATATAAGCATCTTCATCTTTTCTTTCTCTCAGCCAGTCCTTAGCATTCATCGCGGCATAAACAGCAGCACCTGCCATAAGAGCGTTTGAAAAGGCACTGATCCAGTCAGTTAGCATCTTTCCGCCATCGTTGAACAGTGCTTTAAGTAAGGTCAAAGTACCAACTATGCATAAGGCACTTACCGAACCAATTAGAATTTTATTAGTTTTATTCACTGATAATCCAACTATTCTGTAATTGAAATCTGTTAGTACTTAACGGTACACTATGATTCCCCTGTTCAGTACCGTCCGTCTATTCGGGGTTTGTTACCTGGTGCTGTTCAGGGGAATAATTAACTAATTATCAATGAATTAAATAATTATCTCAAAGAGAATCAAAACCACGAATCAAAGAAGCTTGAGATCTTGTCACAAACATAATCTTTGGCCTTTTTAAGAGGCTCTCTCACAATTTTTGGAATTGGAGCATTATCTATAATGGAGTCAAGAACGTCTTTTACCGCTTCGGTAAATCCCTTTTTTGATTCTTGCTTAACCTCTTCAGTTTTATTTTCTTCACGAAGAGTACTATACACCGCAGCTTTGGAACGCTTCGGTAATCTTAAAACCATTTTTTTGACAAGATTGCTGATATTGTATTTTAACGGAGCCGATACCGATATACATCCATTATTATTCTCAAACAATCGACTGTAGATATCAATTTCTTTACGCTCAAGGTTTTCTATTTGTGTAGCAGAAGGGCGTTTCTTAGAACCATCCCATTCGTATGAGGGTTCAATCTTGTCAGCTTGGTTTATTACAAACAAGATTTTATCTTCAGCTCTAAGTGGCTTAATAACATTTTTGTAGAAATTTTCATCAGGACCGAGTGCTCTGTCGTCAGCTTTGATCACCCATAAAATCAGGTCAAGTGTTGGTATTAATTCTTGATAAAGAGTCTTATATTCGATATCTCTTGCTTCGCTTTCACCCACTCCTGGCAAATCAATAAGGGTAAGTTTTCTGCCCCCAACGTCAATTTGTAATTCTTCAAGTTTTCTTGTGCAAGCCTCTACATGGCTAACTTTACATACATCCTGCTGGAATATTGCATTACACAATGACGATTTTCCTACGCCGGTTTTACCCATGACGCCAATGCGAGGTTCATAGTCTATAACTTCTGTCAGTTTTTTCTTAGTATATCGAGAGATATCAGGAGGCAGGGATGATAAGATATCGTCTAAAATTTTAGACTTTTTATTAGCTGTATCACCATCAACGTGTTTGTCAATATTATCAGTTTCATTTTGATTAGCACTTGACACTTCTGAAAGGCGTTTGTTTACATTTTGAATTACTTCAAGTTGCTGATTAATTATCTTCGACCACGATCCCATTTTAAATCCTTATAAGCAATTGAATTTTTATCCTTTTATAAGGATTTATTAACAAAATGTCAATTAGTTCCCACGAAATCCTTACGACGGTGACTTAAGTCAAATTAACTTGATTACTAATGAAAGATGTTATAATGCAACAAATAAGATTTTCATGACTGTAAGCTTGTCGTACTAAACACGGCTTTAAGCAATACTAAACTACCAACATTATACAGTGTAATTACTAATCCAAATATTATGTTATTAGTCTTGTTCACTGATAATTCATCAATTCTGTAATTGATACCTGTAAGTACTAACATGTACACTACTGAATTACCCTGTCCAGTACCATGTTTGGGGTTTGTTTGTTGCGGTACTGTTCAGGGTAAGTTATTTAGAATTTCTTATCTCTAATCATTTCTGCAATTAGCTTTCTCATTTCAAGTGAACATTGCTCGGTATAAAGATCTGCATTTTGAATGTCGATTTTATCGATACGGGCATTTAATTCCGAAAGAAATTCATCTGATTGTACTAATTCCATCATAGCAGCAGTAAATTTACGTTTGTTAATCTCGTTAATTGAAGATGGTAAAATTGCCATTGTTGCAGCTACAGAACCTTGCCATTCATCTGGGGTTATAGTATCAACAGCTTCTTTAACAGTAGTTCTATCAACATTTGATTCTTTATTTGATTTCTTTGACTTGAATATGTTTTGAAATAAATCTACAAATACATCTACTACCTGTTCCTTCTGCTTAGGTGTCAGATACTTGAATAAGGAAAGCAATAAATTAAGGAACTGGAATAATTCAGCAAACATTTGTTATCCTTTAATCATTTGGAAGGAGTAGGGATTTTTACCAAATTGAAATTTTAATTGGGTGTGTTTCTTCATTTGGTTTTTCTTTTGTCAGGTAATCAAAAATGCTTTGTTTAAAACTTAAAATGAATGTAATGTGTTCTGTCATTTCCTTATGGTGACTCACTACAGAAGGTAGAGAGCTTTTCATTTTTTTAATGAATCTCTCTCTAATAAGTTCTGCTTCACTCATGTAAATACAGTCAATGTTCATATAGTATGTTTTGATAAGACTATCAAACATCTCAATTTTTCTCATCAAATTCACATGGCAGCCTAAGTAAGGCACCAATGGAAAATATCCATATTTAGTTATTACATAAAACTTGAAATGAATACTTTTTGCTAAAGACTGAAGTTCAGTGTTTATTTCAACAAAGGATTTAATATAATCATCCAAAACTTCATCTTTTAAACAATGATTAACACCATTCAATTTTGAGTCTAAATTAACTGCTTTAAAATTTAACTGTTCGATTAATACAGAGATTTTAATGTATTGTACAGTGATTAAATCATCTACTATTTCGTAGGCACGTTCTCTATTCTTATTGTCAATCCACTTATTGTAGGCAAGCAAAGCAACTGCAAGTGTACCGACAGTTGCTACAGCACTTAACGCCGCCCACCAGTCAGCAGCTTTAAAATCTACTTTACTACCTTGTACCAGTACCATTACACCAGTAAGCAACAGCATTCCTACTATACTAAGTAGCAGGATATTAATAACTTTTAGTACACGATCCATTGTTAATCCTGTAAAACATAAATGAATCTACTGGGTATAGAACAGCCCTGAACAATACTTGTCATCATCAAGACTGTTCAGGGTAAGCATTTTAGAACTTTAAGTTATCAATAATTGAGTGATAACTTTGATCTTCATTTTTTATCTCTTCAAATTTCATATTAACTTTTTCAAAGCGACCCTTCAAATCATCTACAAAAGATTGTAACTCATTAATAGGGCAATAAAAATCAAGTAAATGTAACTCTTTATTCTTAAATTGGCAATTGGTCACGTTGTAACTCATGTATCCATTAGTTCTATAAGTTTCTGCCCATTCTTCTGTGGGAGTTTCTGATAATGTAAAAATCATTAATTTAAAAGTTTCATTTTCTTTATCGTATACAGATTTGTTTTTATCGAATCCAGTAATTACTATTTTATCGTTTGTCATTGTTAGCAACCTTGTATGAAAAGCCCATCAAGCATTATCGTTATAACCCGCTAACTATCCTACAACAACTATCAAGTACTTGATATCCCTCTCAGAATGGAAGTTCACCCTGATCACAAAACCAATCATCATCGTGTACTTCATGCATACACCGTACAGCATTCAGGTATGTCAGGCCGTCAAGTACTCTTTCTAACGGTTCGTCATAGAGCAGTACAAAGCAATCCCTTTCGATAACGCCCAGCCAGTACTGCCCGTACTGATTCTGGAAGAACACACGATCAGCAATATGGTAATCCTCTAACGACGACCCCCAGTAACACACAGTAGCCCAGTACCCGAGATGCACGAACCGCTGTACTCCACTGGTTATCGATGGATCATACCCATCCTTGTTACCCATAATGCAATCCTCTATAACTGTATATGCATACAGTGTTGCAGAGAGGGGAAGCAAGATCCAGATGGTAGTACTTCACGATGCATACAACGCTCTGTACCGCTCTGTATCCCGTTCTAAGCGAGGTGGTACAAACACGTGCAAGTACTCAAATGATTGATTTAAAAACCATATATATCGATACAGGCAGGTTAAAAAGGTACTCGGCAGATACTCACACTCGGGAGTGTTCGGCAGCGAGTTCTTTTAATCGTATGTGCCTTTTTTGATCAATCGCGTGCCGAACCTACTGAAACCATAAATACCAGTACAGCAACAACAGTACTGGAGATTTCAGAATGGCTATCAACAAAAATGAATACGGCAGGCGATACGGTGTGAATGAATCTACCGTTCGTGGATGGGTAGAACGCGGTATGCCACAAGATACTGATGCCGAAGCTACCGCCTGGATTGTAGAGAACATACTCAAACCGTTGCGTGATACCGATACGAAAGAGCAGATTGAAAAGGCTCGTCTAAGGAAGTTAATTGCAGAAGCAGAACAGGCCGAAACCGAACTAGATAGGCAGCGTGAACTACTGATCCCCGCCGATGAAGTTTACAAAGAACTAAACCAATTCTTTAAAACCTTCCGTGATTACTTCCGCACGTTACCGAACAAGATTCAGTACGAAGTATTTGAACAGGATTCTGTGCTCAAAGTTAAGCGAGTATTACAACAACGCATTGATGAAATGTTAACTGAAATCGGGGATATGAAATACGAAATAGAAAAAGGCAAGGATGCCGAAGATGAAAACAAACAAGACTCTGAAAGTACTTAAACGTACTATTAAAATATTAAAACCGCCTCAAAAGATGAAGCCCAGCGAATGGGCAGAGAAACATTTAATTTTGCCTGATGGTGCAGCAGCCGGGCAGAAGTTAAAATTATATTCCTTTCAGAAAGAAATGCTAGATATTATTGACGACGATCGATACCGCAAAGTTGTATATAAAACATCAGCCCAGATTGCAAAAACCACTTTGCTAAATTCAGCATTATTTTACTGGATGGGTACTGATTCTAGTAACATCGGTATTGCACAAAGTTCATTGGCAGAATTGAAACAATGGAAATCTGCAAAAATTGATAAAACAATTGAGCAGGTGCCAGTACTACAAGAACTAGTCACAGACAAGAACGACAAGACCAAAGCAAACAACCAGCAACAGACAGAATTGAATGACGGTAGTTTTTTGTACTTTATGACGTTGGGATCTGCGAAGGCGTTACGAGGCAAAACACTAAAACGGATCATACTTGATGAAGTATCTGCAATCGATCAGCACTCAGAAGAGGGGAACCCGATTCGCCTTGCAGAACAACGTGCAACTGATTTCGGCCAGGAAGCAAAAATACTTATAAGTTCAACACCAACCTTTAAGGGCGATGCTATCGATGTTGAGTACCAGAACAGTGATCAACGTGAGTACTTTGTAAAGTGTATTCACTGCCAGTATGAACATTCATTGAAGTGGGAGAACGTAAAATTCGAATGGAAGCTGAACGGCAAGCGTAGTATTCCAGATGCCATTACTGCAAAGTTACATTGCCCAGAATGTCAGGAAATAATTACTGAATCACAACGAATTAAAATGGTAGCAAATGGACGTTGGATTGCACAGAATCCAGAAATAACCGATACAGCAGGATTTTTTATTAATCGCCTGTATTCACCAAACAGTACTATCCAGGCTATTGCAAAAGAGTTTGAATTAGCATGGTATGAATATAACTATCAATCCTTCTATAATACAGTACTAGGTTTACATTATTCAGATCTTCAAGAAGAACTAGATGATTTAGCATTAGAAAATCTACGTGATGATACGTTTGATTTATCTAATATACCTGATTCAGTACTGGGAATTGTTGTCGGTTGCGATCAGCAATTAGACAGACTTGAAGCACAAGTATTAGGTATTAATGAAAGTGAATTATTCGTTTTAGGATATCGGTACTTCTACAGTCCTAACTGTGAGATTAAAGGTGCTAAAGCCTATAACGATCTTGCGACCTTCTGTAATCAGAAGTTCAAGACAGTATCCGGGCGTGAAGTACCAGTGCTTAAAGTTGCTGTTGACGGTGGTAACGGTAGAGCAATGCAGACGGTACATAGTTTCTGTCAGCAGTATAAGAAGTTTGAAATGATCAAGGGTTCATCAAGTACTACAGGTGACTTGTTCAAGCGTAGTACTACCGATGGTAGGCAGTTCTACATGCTGAACGTGCACGAGGGTAAGACATGGGTACGTAGCCTTCTTAACAACGCTGTAGCAGGTAAAACAGATGCACCATTAACGATACGTTTTGCACACGATTTGCCTGATGACTACTTTGATCAGCTCACATCTGAGAACTTATGACCTGCCCCCAGGATTAGATACAACCTTCAGTTAGTAATGTCGGTTGGTTTTTCTTCATATTTCCCGTTTCGCCAGTCCGCTGCAAATTCAGCCGGAGTCTGGTAGTTCAGCGATGAATGTGGACGACACTCGTTATAATCCTGCCGCCAGTCATTAATCGTTTTCCTGGCGTGAACTATATCGCTGAACCAGTGCTCATTGAGGCACTCATCCCTGAATCGTCCGTTAAAACTTTCAATAAATCCGTTCTGTGTTGGCTTGCCCGGCTGGATAAGCCGCAGCTCCACCCCATGCTCATAAGCCCACTGGTCAAGTGCTCTGCAGGTAAACTCCGGCCCCTGGTCCGTTCTTATCGTCGCCGGATAGCCGCGAAACAGTGCAATGCTGTCCAGAATTCGCGTGACCTGAACGCCTGAAATCCCGAATGCGGCGGTAATCGTCAGACACTCCTTCGTGAAGTCGTCCACGCAGGTCAGGCACTTGATCCTGCGACCGGTGGCCAGCGCGTCCATGACAAAATCCATCGACCAGGTCAGGTTGGGCGCCTCCGGGCGGAGCAGCGGCAGACGTTCTGTTGCCAGCCCTTTACGACGTCGTCTGCGTTTTACGCCCAGCCCGTTAAGGTGGTAAAGGCGGTACACGCGCTTGTGATTAACATGAAGGCCTTCACGGCGCAGTAACTGCCAGATGCGTCGGTAGCCAAAACGCCTGCGCTCCAGTGCCAGCTCAGTGATACGCCCTGATAAATGCGCATCAGCAGCCGGTCGCTGAGCCTCATAGCGGCAGGTCGACAGGGACAAACCTGTAAGCCTGCAGGCACGACGTTGCGACAGACCGGTCGCATCACACATCAACACCACAGCTTCCCGCTTCTGGTCTGTCGTCAGTACTTTCGCCCCAGAGCCACCTGAAGCGCCTCCCTATCCAGCATGGCTTCAGCGAGCAGCTTCTTGAGGCGGGCGTTCTCTTCCTCAAGCGACTTCAGGCGCTTAACCTCGGGCACCTCCATACCGCCATACTTCTTACGCCAGGTGTAAAAGGTGGCGTCGGAAATGGCGTGCTTGCGGCAGAGCTCACGGGCAGAAACCCCGGCTTCGGCCTCTCGGAGAATACTGATGATCTGTTCTTCGGAAAAACGCTTCTTCATGGGGATGTCCTCATGTGGCTTATGAAGACATTACTAACATCGCGGTGTATTAATCAACGGGGAGCAGGTCACCGTTATACAGGCTCAGAATTCGAATACAAGGTGATTGAACATGCGAGTACTTTCGCATCCTATGGGGTATGGATAGTACCTCAAGGTTCAGCGGGTTTTGTCTACAGTGGGGTACATTGCTACGAGCGGAGAGAATCAGGTAAGTACCAGAAGTTTGTGAATGACACAGGCTTAAACTTACATCCTGGGGTAGGTATTGATACCAGTATCTACAAGGACGAATGGAACGGTACTAAGGTCATATGTGAAAGCGTTTGTGTAGATTATGATGGTACAAATCTATAACTGCA
This Leclercia sp. S52 DNA region includes the following protein-coding sequences:
- a CDS encoding DUF2971 domain-containing protein, encoding MNKVIPRILYKYRAFSLYSLDSLINDTVYLADPVSFNDPFDCQPSIIDDLSDIKKLREIAAQLMFDTQARELKALRTPVMKYLNYQGDKIKHPQPISLGLTLSNPVSLGLIFREDELLGKHNTQNTKTKHEYNKFEDAQIEELKNKIDIFLEHIEDSLTPKMSHVAIGIYEDLIKSELLTSRNIGVLSLARDNDCQLMWAHYSDDHQGFCCGYRLPGEPEGFASENKIKAVDYDGIRTVSTSQLHELVNNSSSVKAIVNNAIYYVKSKKWEYENEYRMIGKPGLQQSPFILESVSFGLRCKDTVKFSIMSALSNRTSPVKFFQMEEVKGTFDLIPKEITLANVSGLPVTSIE
- a CDS encoding GTPase, whose protein sequence is MGSWSKIINQQLEVIQNVNKRLSEVSSANQNETDNIDKHVDGDTANKKSKILDDILSSLPPDISRYTKKKLTEVIDYEPRIGVMGKTGVGKSSLCNAIFQQDVCKVSHVEACTRKLEELQIDVGGRKLTLIDLPGVGESEARDIEYKTLYQELIPTLDLILWVIKADDRALGPDENFYKNVIKPLRAEDKILFVINQADKIEPSYEWDGSKKRPSATQIENLERKEIDIYSRLFENNNGCISVSAPLKYNISNLVKKMVLRLPKRSKAAVYSTLREENKTEEVKQESKKGFTEAVKDVLDSIIDNAPIPKIVREPLKKAKDYVCDKISSFFDSWF
- a CDS encoding terminase gpA endonuclease subunit, with the protein product MKTNKTLKVLKRTIKILKPPQKMKPSEWAEKHLILPDGAAAGQKLKLYSFQKEMLDIIDDDRYRKVVYKTSAQIAKTTLLNSALFYWMGTDSSNIGIAQSSLAELKQWKSAKIDKTIEQVPVLQELVTDKNDKTKANNQQQTELNDGSFLYFMTLGSAKALRGKTLKRIILDEVSAIDQHSEEGNPIRLAEQRATDFGQEAKILISSTPTFKGDAIDVEYQNSDQREYFVKCIHCQYEHSLKWENVKFEWKLNGKRSIPDAITAKLHCPECQEIITESQRIKMVANGRWIAQNPEITDTAGFFINRLYSPNSTIQAIAKEFELAWYEYNYQSFYNTVLGLHYSDLQEELDDLALENLRDDTFDLSNIPDSVLGIVVGCDQQLDRLEAQVLGINESELFVLGYRYFYSPNCEIKGAKAYNDLATFCNQKFKTVSGREVPVLKVAVDGGNGRAMQTVHSFCQQYKKFEMIKGSSSTTGDLFKRSTTDGRQFYMLNVHEGKTWVRSLLNNAVAGKTDAPLTIRFAHDLPDDYFDQLTSENL
- a CDS encoding IS3 family transposase (programmed frameshift); this encodes MKKRFSEEQIISILREAEAGVSARELCRKHAISDATFYTWRKKYGGMEVPEVKRLKSLEEENARLKKLLAEAMLDREALQVALGRKLLTTDQKREAVVLMCDATGLSQRRACRLTGLSLSTCRYEAQRPAADAHLSGRITELALERRRFGYRRIWQLLRREGLHVNHKRVYRLYHLNGLGVKRRRRRKGLATERLPLLRPEAPNLTWSMDFVMDALATGRRIKCLTCVDDFTKECLTITAAFGISGVQVTRILDSIALFRGYPATIRTDQGPEFTCRALDQWAYEHGVELRLIQPGKPTQNGFIESFNGRFRDECLNEHWFSDIVHARKTINDWRQDYNECRPHSSLNYQTPAEFAADWRNGKYEEKPTDITN